ttattattattatcattatcatcattataagttccattcttatcattattactgtcattatcattatcattattattattattatcattattattattattatcattatcatcattataagttccattcttatcattattactgtcattatcattatcattattattattattatcattattattattattatcattaatattattattattatcatatttattattatcataattattactactgtcatctttattattatcattatcatcattataagttccattcttatcattattactgtcattatcattatcattattattgttattgtcttcacattattatcgttatcactgctattattagtagtagtagtctcattgttagcattactgttattatcattgctattatcattatgattattattatagttattattattatcatcaccattattatcattattattattactattaccattattattattattatcattattatgattattatcattatcgctatcattttcattacttttataattgccATTTCATTATCAACAAGTTCATTACAATTACTGcaaccatcttcattatcactatctctgtcatcttcatcatacctgtcttccttctactcctcttcaccatgatcattattattgtttgtgttctCAGTATTATGATCATGAATGCTGCTGGTATCAATATTCcttcaaaaaataacaataccattgttattgttatcgttaatgttactgctactgctattatgatagtaatataatcatattattgttatattatcatagattcatttatatgataataatacaaatattatcatcatcataaaatataatgataataataatcaaattgttatcactattattatcattattattattagcagtagtagtattattattgttattattagtattatcattagtattgttatcattactaatatcattattgttaccattataataataatgattattattattatcattatcatcatcattattattattattgttattatcagcagcagcatgtTTTTATACAGTAAAACCGTTTAAAATCCGAAAGAATCCTCAGGGTGTATAACATATACAATTCTACAGCTGTACTATAACAGCTGACTCCACACTTCATTTGCGTCGAGTCTAAAGAAATTGAATAAGAACAAGTATAAGGCAGCTTACCCTTCTTCAGAGCTTAAAGACACTTCTCTCCTGTACTTCCAATTACATGTAAAACCTATTTATTTTACCATCAGAAACTTTGAGTTGATTGCATGCACTGATCTTCACAATTTTCACAGTGATCCACAATTTCCTTTACAGATTTTATGAAAGACAGAGTTTCTTGCTTAGATCACAGAAGCCTAATGAAACTGGTCTTGCCTAGATCACAGAGCGAAAATGATATAGCATAATTTCTTAAAGTAGAGAGGACAGGTACCCTAATACTTATAGATTCCTCCTCACGCTCCAATTTTGATGCATGAGGGCCTTGACACGTTTGCAATAGATACCTGCAGTcagggatatatatttacattcacggacactattcattgcgacaaatgtggcaaaaaaaataaataaaatgagaatataatatcttcacagtgcaagggatgtatttgacaggtttcgattatatcttcgtcggaaatacatgcATTCTAATGTAGTtatgacgaagatacaatcgaaacctaTCAAATACATCTCGTGCACTGtcaagatattccttctcattcataccttttctacaaatgaTATTCACTTTGGCCATCTCTTTAATATCCGAGAAACATTTTATCAGTCCCTTATCATACATATCCTACATGTCGTtcgtatcatattcattatcattattattggtattaggataattatttttattgttatgataattgttaataccatcattattttttatcattgttattgttgtttttacgttatcattattatcattactgatattgtcgttattatttttatcattatcattattaacattattatcattactattattattacgatcattattattattattatcattattattattattattattattattattattattattattattattattattatcattattcttatcattattatcaatattactatttttgtcattattactattattattattattattattatcattattatcattattattattattattactattattattatagttataataataatcattattatcattattataattactattgttattatcattaatgttattattattatcattattattattattattattattattattattattaccatcatcatcatcattgttattattatcattactattattactattattattattattattattattgttattatcattattatcaatattatcattatcattattgttgttgttcttatgagtattaatattattatcatcattatcgttatcattactgttattataatttttattattactatccttattatcattattattattattatcattattgttattgctattttattaccattattattattgttgttatcatagtctttattattattattatcatcattgtcattattattatcattattattattatcattattattattattattattattattattattattattattattattattttcattattatcatcattctcattattgttattaatataataattattatcaatatcatcatcattattatcatcattatcattattgttattttcatgattattatcattgttgttgttgttgtttattgttattattattattatcattatctttttcttaattattattattattatcatcatcatcatcattattataattattattattattattattattattattattattattattatcatcattattattattcagtgttgttgtcattatcaatatcagtattattgttatcattatcattactattatcattattatcgttattatcttattatctaattattattattactattattattattattattattattattattattattattattattattatcatcatcattattatctctatcattatcatcattattgttatttctatcactattgctctcatcattatcacctttattatcattatacttattcttattcgcattcttattcgtattcttattatcattataactattattattattattattattactcttactattactactactacaactcattatcattatcattattaatattgttattgtcattattttcattattgtcattattactattgctgctattatcactattattgttattaatattattatcgttattattattatcattgtaattattattattgttattattgtcgacgttactattattttcattgttcccattatcattattatcattgtttttattgtcattattgttataatttcttattatcatcattgttatttatgtaattattatcattctcactattgttattattataattattattacttttatcattattatcatcattatcatcaggttTATCAATATGACCTTAGAAATAACACATAGACTTCATAAAATATCTCCACAagataagatgtttttttttcgtgataaAATAATTTGTGGCCAAAGTTCGCATGTAttgttgatatcgttattattatttctaattttgttatcatcgttttcattttctttgttttattttcgtttgttattattattggtgttatcattatttttgtttctgttttaattttcctcatcttcgtatttttattgttattgttatcattatcattattattgtcaccattataatttcattattatcattatcatcatcatcatcaccttcaacatcatcatcaccatcaccatcatcaccatcatccccaacaccatcaaaaccatcatcactaccatcatcatcaccatcaccatcatcaccaccaccatcatcaccatcaccatcatcaccaccaccaccatcatcaccattactattactatcatcactaccaccatcatcatcatcatcattataagtattgctATAAGTACACTGATATGACACTGTTGTCACATGATTAacgacccccccctaccccctcctccatgcAACACATCCCCACGAAAGGATTTCAATGTCTCTCGAAGGCCAAGTCGGTCGCATCTGGGAAAAAAACTCGTGGCGCCGCAGGGTAAGGTGCGGCGGCCCTGGGACttcggtgggagggagggaaggagggagggagggagagggggaggggggcagggtagAGTCTCCTGAAGACGCCCACCTCGGCAACATAGCAGCGTCGGGTGAATCCCCGGACACGCCCGCGGTCGTCCGTGTGGGCGCCGTAACGATCTTCATAGAtggtccccctttttttttttttttttttttttttttttttttttttttttttgcctggtcGTCCCGTCAGGTGTGAGATTTTCGGgtgatcttgtttttcttttcttttcttttcttttctgttgttgctcttacttttttatctttgtttattttctttggttttggaTTTAGTGCTTTTCAAGCTAATGTTGACCACTGACCTTTTTTTAAAGTATTCTATTAAAGTTGTAAGTGTTAATGCATTTGTAACATACATGGGCGCTGaagcaatttaaaaaaaaaaaatctaacacagAATACACAATCCCCAAAAGTTTCCTTGTCAtaaatactcttttttttcataatctctcCTCTCCGGACAAGAATCCAGCGGCTGCGCCTTCCTCAAGGACACACGCGGAGGGAGCAAAAACTCGCGTCTCTTTCGACCCGCCGCCACGGGCCGCCGGGATCGAGGGCGCGATTGTGCCTGcaaacatctgtgtgtgtgtgtgtttgtgtgtgtgtgtgtgtgtgtgtgtgtgtgtgtgttgcatacacacgctaactcacatacacacacacacatacatacacacacacacacacacacatacacacataccatcaccattatcaccacacacacacacatacacacacatacacacacacacacacacacacacacacacacacatacacacacacacatatatatatatatatatatatatatatatatatatatatatgtatacgagatgtgtgtgtgtttatattacatatgtatatatatatatatatatatacatattgtacacacacacacacacacacatgtgtgtgtgtgtatatatatgtataaatatatatatatatatatatatatatgtatatatatatagttttatataacatacatatttatgtgtgtgtgtgtgtgcgtgtctgtgtgtgtgtgtgtgtgtgtgcgtgtgtgtgtgtatctgtgtgtgtgtgcgtgtgcgtgcgtgtgtgtgtgtgtgtgtgtgaattaagcAACAAATGAACTGAATgaaaaaacatatatctatagttaGAATAGTATGAGAGCATGCGACTCCATGTCTTTTATTGCCTCGGGTTTCATCCCAGATGTGGATCCCTTCTCTGTAACtgctcaaaaaaaggaaaaacaaaaagaataaaaaaactacTGAGGTGGAAGCAGAGAAGGAACGAATTATGCGCATTTAACATAATGAAGTAGATGGACTCACAAGACTTTGGATAGCTATGCtttcatcttccttatcctccagtTTTGTGTATGAGATAACTAGGCTTCGATGGTGCTATAGATTATTATATGTTTCTGATTCATTGTTATCTTGGCTATATATATTGTAGGGGATTGGTTTGGGTAGTAATGTCATTAGAtacttcgctctctctttgaTTATGGCGTGTCGCGTAACACAAGGATGATATTGGTTCGATAAAAGAAGATATAGAAGGGCATTCAATAAAGTACATTTCACAATCGTTCGTAAACTCGTGGAAACCGGTTTATTCTCGCCGAACGCAAGTTCATCGCGTTTAACGAACTGAGTTTAATTAACTTGAATATTTATGACTGTTCCAAGCCTAGCATCATGAATGACAAGTTACTGCAACATCATACTACCTCTATGTGAAGCAATCCGTATTTCAGGATGGCCTTGGACGCTGAGGCGAAGGAGCAAGTAGCTGGCGGGTAAGGTGTTGGCTGCAGACGCCCTTACGCTCATGGGGTTGCAAATGCGtaccatttgaatatatatatatatatatatatatatatatatatatatatagagagagagagagagagagagagagagagagagagagagagagagagagagagagagagagagagagagagagagagagagagagagagagagagagatagagagagagagagagagagagagagagagagaaagaaagaaagagagagagagagagtaagagagagagagagagagagagagagaaagaaagaaagaaagagagagagagagagagagagagagagagaataaataaatggataaacaaacacaaacacaagtatatatgtgtgtgtgtatatacgtgtgtgtgtatatttatatatatatgtgtgtgtatatatatgggtgtatatatttatatatatatataaatatatacacccatatatatacacacatatatgtacatatatatacacatgtatatacacacacacgtgtgtgtgtgtacatatatatatatatatatatatagatatagatagatatatacacaagcgcacacacatatatacatatatacatacatacatatatatacatatacatataattataaatatatatataagtatatactgtatatacatacatatatatgcatatatatatatatatatatatatatatatatatatatatatatgtgtgtgtgtgtgtgtgtgtgtgtgtgtgtgtgcatgtttatatatactgtgcacacacacacatacgcatatatgtatatgtacatatatatacacatgtgtgtgtgtatgtatatatatatatatatatatgtatacatacgtatgtatgtacgaatgtatatacatgtatggatacatgtttggaaatatatatgtatgaataagtgtgtgtgtgtgtagatagacaaatgtgtgtgtgcgacatAGGTAATCGCTATAGGAAACTATACTATAGGAAAATACACTATAGGAAAAAAAGTATACATTAAATATGAaagtatttgtgcacacacatatactgtatgtatagacacacatacagagacaagtatacacatatatgtacatagataattatacatatatgtatgaatgtctgtatatgtacatatacatatatgtgtgtgtgtatgcatgtgtgtatatatattgatatgtatatatgtacatatgtatacatacatacatatatgtgtgtatatatagataaagatatatgtgcgagtgtgtgtgtgtgtgtgtgtgtgcatatatacgatctgtgcatgtttttatatatgtagacatttcTAAGGGAAAATATCAACGCTagttctttcttgctttatttataggtatgataataaaatctaaatatatttagTTCTTGAGCATGGCGCGAGGCGGACGAGAATCACTCAGTCATGCAGTCGTGACGACAGCGTCCCGCGTGAGAGACTTGACGGCTTGgtgggcgcgggcgtgggcggaCTTGACCTGAGCCACGGCGGGCGTGTCCTCGACGAGGTCAGAGGCGGCCACTCTGAAGCCAGAACCGGGGGCGGCGGCGTACTTCCTCACCTGGACGTCCCCCTCGGGGTCCACGTAGGCGAAGCTGCCGGAGGTACGACCCAAAGAGTCCCTGCTCTCCACACGGGTGTTGGGGCCGCCGTAGTGGCCGAAGGTGTACTGACCAGCCTCGTCTTGGGCGTGGAATTGGCCTCCCACGTGAGGGACGCTGAGGGACGGCATGGGGGGTTCAGGGGCCATGAGGGGCTCAGGCGGCGCCACTACGGTCACAGGGACAGCGCTCTTAACTACAGGGACAGTAGGAGCCATAATTGCTGTGGTCTTGACTACGGGATCAACTACCACAGGGGCAACAGCCACAACTGCACTCCTTACTACAGGGTCAACTACTACTGGGGTAGGAGGAGCCACATCTGAGGCGCTCTTGACTACAGGGTCAACTACTACAGGGGCAGAGACAGTCACAATCTCTGCGCTCTTGACTTTAGGGGCAACAGGAACCACAACTGATGCACTCTTAACTACAGGGGCAGAAACAGACACAACTGCGCTCTCGACTACAGGGTTGACCACCACAGGGGCAACAGGAGCCACACCTGCTGTGCTTGCGAAAACAGGACCAATGGAAGCAACGACTTCCGCTGTCCTGAAAGCAGGGACATGGGCAGGGATAGGGACAAAGGCGACAGATTGTGCAAGAGGAGCAGCAAGGTTTATTCCTGGTTCAGGGATCTTGACAACTGATGGGATGTCTGAGCGAAGCAAGTAAAGTTCCCCCGACACAGCGCGGAACATCTGTGGCGCCGCGGAGCACGAGGCTGCTAGCACTGCCAGGATCTGCAATGGGAATGACATCAGTGCCAGGGAGATCTCGGCGGAACTGATATTAACACATCCTTTTGTGGCATTTCGTGTTTAGTTGTTAAAAACGAAGTTTAGTAATTTGTAATATATGAAATAGTCCTTTTTTCTACGTTGACATATCAGTgttgtatataatgtttattgtatTTGCATATCATATTACTTCAGTAGAGGAGTACTACCGCAGCATTCACAATTTATATAAAGTCAGACATTAAATGTATTAATACAGGGGTTCCCAACGAATACTTTCTTGGAGGCCATGGAGAAATATGACTTAAAGTGGATTTTGTCTCATCAACACTACCTACAGATACTCATCTCTCACTTGTCAGTGAAAAAGAATCTctccataaagtgttcttgtctTATGACAATTGGCATCATTaaactattcataactagtaataattgAATCTGAAAAGAAAGACACTGAACGAAGCCatggagattattatatattggtcgGGGGCCACAGAATAGAAAAGAATGGAAACCACTGTATTAGACCAACGCTAATCGTAACAAAATTGCAAgctattcccttccttcttatcaAACAATAACATAAGATGGTTTTAATGGTAAACTCACCAGGAACTGCATCGCGATGTTACGAAGGTCGACGACTTTAAAGAAGTGATGCCCAGCGGTCTTTCCCGGCCTTATATACTCGCTCCCTCTGCCGTGACCTTCCCGTTGATGTATCCAGACCAATACGGGTTCATTTCCTTTGTcttgcttttcgttttttttttttctcttttttataactTCGCATGTTTGTTGTTGCATTAAGATATATTGCACAGAAATATAGATTTCCGCGTGGCATGTTGATGAAGATCTTAATAAATGAGCGAATATCATCTTAGTCTAAGTATttcattaaaataattttctCGTACTTGCTGATATACCTTTCTTATTCGACTGTAGTGCATATTAATTTCTCTGTTATCCTGTAATATGTAGTAATTTACTATGGTCCGTTTTTTTATATAGTTCTGCACCACTGTAAAGCATTTTTAGCAAAAGGTTTATTCATCTCTGTTTTAACTATCAAACATTGCTACTGCAACTTAGAAACAAATCATCAGTGTATTATACGATGCTTAAATTTGCTGTTCTCTGTTATATAGACTCTTCATTTTTTATCGTCGAGTTTTAAACGAATTAAGCAGCCAAAGAGGATCTAGACGAACGAAGACAGAACAAAATCTGAAACCATAGGATACGATCGAAGACGCGTGATAGTGGATGCTTATGGTACGCAATCCTatactaacaaaaaaataataaccgcaAGAATACTCAAGGTAGGCCTATTTCATtcccttgtttgtttctttttgtccttTAGAATCAGAACGTAAAGATAACGTTTGGAAATGTCAAAGTAAAAAGCTATAACAGTATTGTGCCATATgtcaaaacaaaatacatattcgCGTAAATGGAATGACAAAAGATtttcctttacccttttttcatcaacatattttacatataaaaataagaagCATAACTGCCTTAATTGTAATAGTGACGTCAAAGACAGCTGACGATGATGCATATTAAACGTTAGATTTCATTTTtggatagaaaaaaaactaaattcatATAGACCGAGTAACAAAAATATAAGTAACGATTTAGTTATGTGATGTAAAAAACTGTATTGTCTTAAGTTAGCTTGTGTCATCTGCATTCTAAAGTTCTTACTTTACATAAGTGATATATACTAATATTCATGCTGAACTTCATCAAggttttttatgatatatattgcaacgtgtgattatatatacagatatagataagaagagagagagagaagagtgaggcagagggatgggggtagagtgagagaaagagggaggagagagaatgagagagaggagagagaagagagcggagagagaataagacagaagaatggagggagagtgagagagagaggagggacatagagagagagagaggagagagagtgagaaaaggagaggagagggatggagggagagacaaagagaaaggagggacgtagagggagaggggga
Above is a window of Penaeus chinensis breed Huanghai No. 1 chromosome 19, ASM1920278v2, whole genome shotgun sequence DNA encoding:
- the LOC125035375 gene encoding calphotin-like, which gives rise to MQFLILAVLAASCSAAPQMFRAVSGELYLLRSDIPSVVKIPEPGINLAAPLAQSVAFVPIPAHVPAFRTAEVVASIGPVFASTAGVAPVAPVVVNPVVESAVVSVSAPVVKSASVVVPVAPKVKSAEIVTVSAPVVVDPVVKSASDVAPPTPVVVDPVVRSAVVAVAPVVVDPVVKTTAIMAPTVPVVKSAVPVTVVAPPEPLMAPEPPMPSLSVPHVGGQFHAQDEAGQYTFGHYGGPNTRVESRDSLGRTSGSFAYVDPEGDVQVRKYAAAPGSGFRVAASDLVEDTPAVAQVKSAHARAHQAVKSLTRDAVVTTA